ACTTCAACAGCAACATACAGCGCAATACCAATCACCCCTAAGACTAAATGTGGATGACTGAGCGTTTCTTTAATTTCACCTTGGCCGTTACTTGCATCATCTTCAAATACTAAATCAGGCAGCGGTGAAAACTTCGCAAATAAAGCAAACACAAAAATTAAACTCGCTATTGCGATGTAAGGTAAAATTAAGCTATTAGCCATGGCATCTTTCTGTTGTTGAGATAACTCACCGCCATCCGCGACAACACCACTCACCACCACAGCTGCAAATATTATAGGCACAATCACACCGGCAAATTTATTGAGCAATCCCATAATACAAACACGTACCGCGGCCGATTGCTCAGATCCCATTTTAACAACATACGGATTCACAGCTGTTTGCAAAATTGTTTGCCCGACACCAATCATTAACTGAGCAAATAAGAATATTTCGATCATTTGCATTTTGGCCGCCGGAATATACATCAAAGCTGACGCCGCCATCACAGTACAACCTATGGCCATACCATTTTTATAACCGACACGCTTAATCAACATTGCTGAAGGAATGCCTGCAATGGTTACTGCAATATAAAATGACGAAATAATAAATGAAGCTTGTAAAGGCGAAAGCTCAAGCATTTGTTGTAAAAAGGGGGTAATCGCGCCATTGAGCCACGTAATACAGCCCAAAATAAAGAACATTGAACCAGCCAATATCATCGGCAATAAAATGCTCTGCTGTTTTTTTTCTTCAAATTCTACGGTTGCTTCCATCTGCTTAATCTTCTTATTGTTGTTGAATTTAATCGCGTTATTTATCTCAATATAGACCACACATCACATGTGAATACTTAATTACCCTGCATACAATTGCAACGTTAAAATAACATATTTAACTATACACCAACAAAAATGACAGCGCTATCATAAAATAAATTAGACTGTTAAGGCTTATACACAAAGCTATAAAATACTAAGAAATTAAAAAGGAAGGCAGATACAAAAATGCCAGTCAAAGGACTGGCATCACACGGGATCATCTCAATGCATTGAGAATTTTTTTGTTATTTCCAACTCTTCATTTTATGGCCTTTTAAGGCATAAAATAAAATAAACAAGTAACAAGGTAACATCACAATGTAACCACCTTGCTGAGCCAGTGCTGCGGCACCCGCTTGACCCACTTGATCAGCAGGAACCGAACTTGCCAAACCAACAAAAAGCGGCCCAAATGCACCACCAGCAATCCCCATTACCAATAATGCTGAACCTGTCGCTGTTAATTTACCTAAACCAGACAGTGCAAGGGGCCAAATTGCAGGCCAAACAATCGCATTAGCTAAACCTAACACCGCAATAAGTAAAAGTGGATCAGGTAATTGTGCACCACCAAATGGCACTAAAAAAGTATTGGCAATTGTGTAAGACTGGTTATCACCGAAGACGATCGCCAGAGTTAAAATCACGCCAAGGACTGCAGAAGACGATAACGCAGTTTGCTGAGAAATCACTCGTGGAATAAGGAAAATACCTAGGATATAACCCAATACCATACAGGCCATGGTATAAGAGGTCATCACGGCATAGTTTTGTACACCGAGCGACAACGCAAAGGCCCCAATGGTGTCACCGGCTATCACTTCAACGGCAACATAAAAGAACAATGCAATCACGCCAAGTGTTAAGCTTGGCACACGAAGCGCCGCCTTAATTAAGCCTGTTTCGTTGACATCACCACCACTTTCTTCTGATTGCAATTCTGGAAGAGGAGATTTCGTCACTGCAAAAGCAAGCACACCGATAAAAATCCCAAGACCAATATAAGGAGTAATAAGGCTGTTAGCCATATCGTCGATTTGTGTCTGAGATAATTCGGTACCCACCAGACCTGAGAAACCACTTAAAATAAGCGCACTAAATACGATTGGGGCAACAACCCCTGCACCTTTATTTAAGATGCCACAAATGCTGACACGCACGGCCGCAGACTCTTCAGGTCCGCATTTAACAATATAAGGATTAACCGCAGTTTGCAGTAACGTTTGGCCTGCTCCCATCACCAATTGCGCCACTAAAAACAAAGCAAACATTTGTGTTTTAGCTGCAGGAATAAATAAGAAACACGCAAACATCATGGTTGCTAACCCTAATGCCATCCCTTTTTTATACCCTACTTTACGAATGATCGCCGACGAGGGGAGCGCAGTAAATGTGACTGCAATATAAAATGAAAAAAGGATCAGCGAGGCTTGAAATGGACTTAATTGTAATACTTGTTTGAGATAAGGCATTAACGAGCCATTCATCCAAGTAACAAAACCAAGTATAAAAAATAATCCAGCAACAATTACCATTGGCAATGCGTTACTTTTTGAGCTTGTTTGAGTATCCACTGTAGCTTCCATAACTTCTTCTTTGATTAACTATTGAGTTTAATACAGCTAGCTCAAAGTTGGGGAAACTCTAAACATCACTGCTTATCTTACGCCACTCGCCAAAAAGGCAGGTAAAACGCTAGCAAATGCTAGGTATATACAAAAATGACAGCGCTATCATAAAACTTTACGTGAAATAACGACATTTTACTAGCTTAAGATGAATAATTATTCGCCAAAAAAAAGAGGCTCAACGCCTCTCTTTATTTCATAAAAGTATAAATACTTAATTTATATACGTTATTCTACTAACAACGTCATCATTTAAACGTGTTCTTAAAGCTATTTTTTGCTGAGGATCAACACTGATCGGATCTGTGTAACTCTGCCAAGATGCTCCGCTATCTAAGCTGTATTCAATTGGTAAATAATCAAATGCTGCATTGGCTTTGAGTTTACCTTGCTCGATAATCCCGCCAGGCACTGGTAAATAAGGTTTTACGCCACCTTTAGCCATTTTTGCTAGCTCTTTCAATGATAATGCAGCAGAGAACTCAGCAAAATCTTGGCTACGCGCAAGCGCATTGGGGGTTTTACTTTCCCAATCAGCTTTATACCAAGCCCGTTCAGCCACAGACAATAATCGAGGGAAAATCATTGCCAATACTTGATCTTCGGTACGGATTGTTTCTGACCACACTTGACCTTGGATCCCTAGAATGTTTTCAGACTTTTCCAGCTCAGGCATTGGCCGCCCAACTAAGGCTTCTAAGTTGTCAATTTTCTCACCTGTGCGTGTGAAATCAGCATTGGCATACACATAATCAGGCATGTAACCAAAGGCTTTTTCTGTATTGGTGGCACGAGTGGCCCAATAATAACCGCGCTCTTCTGGGTGCGCTTCATAAGGATGATCAAAGTACAAATGGGTGCCATGAGACATCACCACTTGATAACCTTCATTGGCTAAACGATAAGCGCGATCAGCCACACCCCACTCCCAAATGTTATCCCAAACATTGGCAGTAAAAACAGGATTAGGCATTTCAGCACGATTAAACGGATTTGTTCTATCGTACATTAAGCCATCTTCCCACGCGCCAGGGGCGATGCCGCGTTTGTGCAACATTTTTGCTATTCGCTGAGTGAAATATGGTTTTAAGTCTGCAACACCAGCAACCCCATTGGTTGGATCATCGAAGACAGCCTGACACGCAGGTGATCCTGTCCACGAACCCGTACCCACCTCATCGCCGCCAAAGTGAAGATTGGTCAAGCGAACTCCTGCTTCACGATACATTTGTTGCAGCTCATAGGTCACTTTGTCGAAAAATTGATAACTCGAATCCATACAGACATTCACTGAGTTATCTTTATAAAGCTGAACCGTTTCATACACTGAAGTATCGGCTGGATCACTTAATAAATATGCAGTAGCTGCTGATGATTGCAAAACTGCCCCTTCAGCGTCTTCAGCACTGGTTTTAATTGCGCCAGCGCGTAATGCTTTCTCTTGCTTTAATAGGTTACGATAGCGTGCTTCCATTGCCTTAATTGATGCACGCGCATGCCCTGGGCCTTCAATTTCTGGAATAATATTCACATGACGAGCTGCGGCAAATTTTAATAACTCAACAAATTCCGCACGTGTTAAATAGCCATTACCAGATCCTGATTTATGAGGACCAGTCCCCAGCTGAGTTAATAAACAATTATTTTCAGACAAATCAAAACAACGATAAGCACCAATCTCTGTCAACTCAGGTAAACCGGGGATTTCGAGACGCCAACCTTCATCTTCAGAAAAATGCCAATGTAGCTTATTCAATTTGTAGCGCGCCATTTGCTCTACCAGCTTGAACATGGCGTCTTTACCATGATAGTTACGGGCATTATCATAATGCATACCACGCCAATCGAAGCGTGGGCTATCTTGAATTTCAACTCGAGGTAAAGTGAGTGTTTCACTCGCATCTGCAGGAATAAGCGCTAACAAACTTTGCATGCCGTAAAAGGCACCTGCGTTGTCGCTTCCAACTATTGTAATGCTGTTTTTATCGACTTCTAGGCGATAACTTTCACTTTTACCTTTATTGACTTTGCCATCCACTTTGACATTAATGACAGCAGAATCTCCCACTGAAATATGGTCAGGTTGAGCTTTCAGTGTCAATTGATGGTTTTTGGTTAAGTCTTCAACAAATACGGCAACTTCTGAAGTGAGCCGACCTGCAAAACGGATTTGCCAACTGTTATTCACGGTTACTTCACCACGATTAAAGTCAACATTTTGTGGCATTGGAATAATACGCTTAAGCGCAGCTTGTTGTGACACTGTGTATTTTTTATTAGCTAAATTAGCCTGATAGCGATTGGCCGCATCGGCAATGACAGATAAATCTTTTGGCTCATTAAATTTCTTTAGTTGATTTTCTCTGACAAACGGCGCTACAAACGCTTTCATATCTTCAGTATCGGTATTGGCAAAAACCGCAGGAGTATTCTCGCCAGACACCATAAATGCACGCGGCATAAAATCAGTGTAAGAAACAATATAGGCACCGGCTTCATAATTGAAACTGAAACGCTCACCTTTAGCTAAGCCGTTAAATTTTTTAGTAGCAATGATACGGTGTAAATCACCATTAACATGCTCAACTTTTAAACCCGGATTGTCTACGGAAGTAATTTTACGAATGGAGTGGACATAGATTTGCCAATCCCCCTCACCTTTGGCCAATGCGACATTTGAATTATTTGCTAAGCTAATTTGCCCAATGAAACCACCGTCTTTGTTATGAAAGTTATCAACAACGGCAAATTGAAATTGAGTATTTTGGGTAAAATCTTGTAACGCTTGCTGACTTAATTGACCTTGAGCCATCAAGGGCGATGAGATAAATAAGCTCGCTATAATGCTTTTTTTTAAGCGCATTAAGGCCTCCAGTAAGTAAATTGTGAACATGACTACTGCCACAATATAGATGATATTTAATCCTAACTATTGAAGTCACTATAAACAAATCAAAATGACAGCGCTATCTTTTGGCGATAAATAAAAACTGATTTTTTTCTGAATAATGAGGATACATAACTTCTAACTAATTATTTAATAAGTCTTTATTAAATAATCACTAAAGTGTTTTTCTCTTAGTTAAATTCACGGCATAAAAAAACCAGCCGTATTAAGGCTGGTTTTTATCTACTTGGTCTGATTAGCCAATGTGTTTACGTGCGTTTCTGAACATACGCATCCAAGGGCTATCCTCACGCCACTCATCTGGGTGCCAAGAGTTTGCAACCGTACGGAATACACGCTCAGGGTGTGGCATCATCACTGTTGCGCGACCATCTAAGCTTGTAATACCGGTAATACCTTCAGGTGAACCATTTGGATTGTTCGGATATTGAGTTGTTGGGTTACCGTAGTTATCTACAAATTTGACAGCCACAGTGCCAGTTGAGATAGCCGACTGTAACGCACCAGCATTCGCAAACTCAGCATGACCTTCACCATGTGATACAGCGATTGGCATACGCGAACCAGCCATACCCGAGAAGAAGACTGACGGGCTTTGTTGAACTTCAACTAAGCTAAAACGTGCTTCAAAACGCTCTGACTTATTGGTAACAAAACGTGGCCAATGCTCAGTGCCAGGAATTAACTCTTTTAGAGTTGAAAGCATCTGACAACCATTACACACACCTAAACTGAATGTATCTTGACGTTCAAAGAATGTTTGGAACTGTTCACGTGCCATCTCATTAAATAAGATAGATTTAGCCCAACCTTCACCTGCGCCTAATACATCCCCGTAAGAGAAGCCACCACAAGCAACGAGGCCTTTAAACTCTTCAAGGGATAAACGACCTTCTAAAATGTCACTCATGTGTACATCGACTGCAGCAAATCCTGCACGATTAAACGCAGCCGCCATTTCAACATGAGAGTTAACACCTTGTTCACGCAGAATGGCCATTCTTGGAGCTGCGCCTTTTAGAATGTAAGGTGCTGCCACATCTTCGTTTAAATCGAAACTTAACTGAGTATTTAAGCCCGGATCGTTAACATCAAATTTGGCATCAAATTCTTGTTGCGCACCTTCAGGGTTATCACGCAAGCTTTGCATTTGATAAGTTGTTTCGGCCCAAATCGTACGTAACTCAACACGACTATTTTCAAGTACTGTATTCCCATTACGCATAAATGAGACGTTATCAGTGTTGTTTAATGCGCCGATTTCATGAGTAACAGACGCTAAACCATGCGCAGCGAAAACTTCAAGCACTTGAGCTTTATCGCTATTGCGAACTTGAATCACACCGCCTAACTCTTCGTTAAATAGCACTTCAAGATCAGAACCCACTAATCCATCAAGGTTCACTGTTACGCCCACGCGACCAGCAAACGCCATTTCAGCCACAGTAGTGAATAAACCACCATCAGAACGATCGTGATACGCAAGTAACTTGCTATCAGCTACCAATGCTTGCATCGCATTGTAATACCCTTTTAAGAACTCTGGGTTATCAACATCTGGGGTTTGATCGCCTAACTGCTTGTAAACTTGCGCAAGGCTTGAAGCACCTAAACGGTTTTGACCTGCACCTAAATCGATAAGCAGTAAACTTGTTTCACCTTTATCTGTTCGTAGTTCAGGAGTGACGGTTTTACGCACATCTTCAACACGACCAAAAGCAGTAATAATCAATGAAAGAGGCGCAGTGACAGCTTTCGCTTCGCCGTTTTCGTCCCATTGAGTTTTCATCGACATCGAATCTTTGCCCACTGGAATGGTTAAACCAAGCGCAGGACACAACTCTTCACCTACCGCTTTTACAGCTTCGTAAAGACCCGCATCTTCGCCAGGGTGACCTGCTGCGGCCATCCAGTTAGCAGAAAGCTTTATGTTTTCTAATCCACCAATGTTGGTACCAGCAATATTGGTTAATGATTCAGCCACCGCTAGACGAGCCGAAGCGCCGTAGTTAAGTAAAGCGGCTGGCGTACGCTCGCCCAGTGACATCGCTTCACCGTGATACGTATCAAATGCAGCAGCGGTTACTGCACAATCAGCAACAGGGACCTGCCAAGGACCAACCATTTGATCACGAGCCACTAAACCAGTCACTGTGCGGTCACCAATGGTGATTAAGAAGGTTTTTTCTGCAATCGCTGGTAAGCGTAGTAAGCGTTTAGCTGCTTCATCTAAATCAATGTTGCTGACATTTAACGCTTCGCCTTTTGCTTGTAAAGACGTCACTTCACGATGCATTTTTGGCGCTTTACCAAGCAATACTTCTAGAGGTAAATCCACAGGGTTATTGTCAAAGTGGTTATCAGATACAGTCAGGTGTAATTCTTCAGTTGCTTCACCAATTACGGCATATTGTGCACGTTCGCGCTTACAGATTTCTTCAAAGCGAGCAAAATCTTCAGCAGCAACAGCCATCACGTAACGTTCTTGTGATTCATTACACCAAATTTCATGTGGTGCCATGCCAGGCTCATCGTTTGGTACATTACGTAATTCGAATTTACCACCACGACCGCCATCACTGACTAATTCTGGGAATGCATTTGAAATACCGCCCGCACCCACATCATGAATAAACGCAATTGGATTGGCATCACCAAGCTGCCAACACTTATCGATCACTTCTTGACAGCGACGTTCCATTTCTGGGTTTTCGCGCTGCACTGAAGCAAAATCTAAATCTTCATTTGATTGACCTGAAGTCATTGAAGAGGCTGCACCGCCACCTAAACCAATGTTCATCGCAGGGCCGCCAAGTACAATCAACTTAGCGCCAACTGGAATTTCACCTTTTTGTACATGGTCAGTACGGATATTCCCTAAACCACCGGCAAGCATAATCGGCTTGTGGTAACCACGCACCTCTACACCATTGTGGCTGTTAACTTGTTCTTCGTAAGTACGGAAATAACCTAATAAGTTAGGACGACCAAACTCATTGTTAAACGCCGCGCCACCTAATGGGCCTTCAACCATAATATCTAATGCGTTAACAATGCGCGCAGGTTTTCCAAAATCAGTTTCCCAAGGTTGCTCATAACCTGGGATACGTAAATTAGATACGGTAAAACCAACTAAACCCGCTTTTGGTTTTGAGCCGCGCCCTGTTGCGCCTTCATCACGAATTTCACCACCTGACCCTGTCGAGGCACCTGAAAAAGGCGCAATCGCTGTTGGGTGGTTGTGAGTTTCAACCTTCATCAATATTTCGATGTTTTCTGGGTGATAAGCATATTCACCGGCAACATTAGGGAAGAAACGACCTGCAAACGATCCTTTCATTACTGCCGCGTTATCTTTATAAGCAGATAATACGTTTTCAGGATGTGTTTCGAAGGTATTTTTAATCATTTTGAATAGCGACTTCGGCTGTTCAATACCATCAATTGTCCAATCTGCATTGAATATTTTGTGACGACAATGCTCAGAATTTGCCTGTGCAAACATGAATAATTCGATGTCGTTCGGGTTACGACCTAATTTCTGGAAATTTTCAACGAGATAATCAATCTCATCATCAGCTAAAGCAAAACCTTGTTCGATATTCGCAGCGGCTAATGCCTCGCGACCACCACCTAAAATATCAACTGATGACATAGGGCGCGGTTCATCAACTTTAAATAGCTGCGCTGCTGCATCAAGCTCTGCATGCGTTGCTTCAGTCATACGGTCATGAAGAAGTTTAGCGACATCGTTTACTTGCTCGGGAGTTAAATCCCCTTCAACATAATAGGCTACGCCACGCTCAATACGATGTACCTGGCTTAGGCCACAGTTTTTCGCGATATCAGTTGCTTTTGATGCCCACGGAGAAATTGTACCTGGACGCGGCGTCACTAAAATAAGTGTGCCCGCTGGCTCGTGCTCGATAACGGTCGGGCCATAGGTAAGCAGTTTTTTTAACTTATCCAGTTCAGCATCGCTAAGTTGTGCTGTTAAATTAGCAAAATGCATAAATTCAGCGTAAACATTCGTTACCGCTAAATTGGCATCAGCACAACGTTTTAAGATTTTTTGAACTCTAAAATCAGACAGTGCGGGTGCACCACGTAAGATCAACATAGGTATTTTCATCCGGGGTTAGGGATTGAACGATATATCAATAAAGGCGACATTATAGTGGAAATAAAACTTGGTTTTAACTGCAAATTCAAAAATTCGCCAAATTAAACCCCAAAAGCTGCGAAAACAAATACAGCTCAGACCAGAAAATTCAAGCATTGCCTTTGAATGTTAAGTGACCTACCAACAATCTTCTGTTATAAAAGAAAAACATACCGAGTAATGTGGGTCACTATGCGTTTCATTGTTTTGCTATTGAGTTTGGTTGTATTAATTTCTTGCTCGAAACAAGAGACACCCACACAACTGCAAAAAATCAATCAACAGAACAAAATTCGTATTGGATTCTTAGTAGGCCAAAGCACTTATTACTTAAGCGGCGATGGTGAAGAAGGGTTTGAGTATGAGCTGGCCGCTGCATTTGCTGATTTTTTGGGCGTTGAATTGGAGGTTGTGCCATTTTTCAGCTTAAGTGATTTATTCCCTCGCCTTAATAACAACAATATCGATATTGTCGCCTCTGGTTTAACTATCAATAAAAACCGCTTAGAGTCTTTTCGTTTTGCTCCAGAATATCGCTCTATCAGTCAAAAGTTAGTATTTAAACAAGGCAACGTTAGACCTCGAAACTTTGCTCAAATTAAAGGTAACCTAACCGTATTAGCCAAAAGCAGCCATGTTGATAGCTTACGTAAAGCGCAATTGCGCTTCAATGACTTAACTTGGCTTGAAACCGATGAAATGGATGAAGCTGAACTATTACAACAAGTGATAGATGGTGAAGTCGATTACACCATCGCCGATTCAAACACATTGGCATTGTTTCGACGCTATCACCCAGAGCTCAGTATTGGCTTTTCAGTTACTCGCAGTGACCCAGTCGCTTGGATGCTCAAAAAAGATAATGATGACTCTCTTTACGCTTTATTAGTTGAGTTCTTCGGTGAGGCGCAACAAACAGGGCTTATTCACGAACTCGAAGAAAAATACTTTGGCCATGTTCGCCAATTCAATTACATCAACACACTCTCTTTTATTAATTCAGTCAAAACGACTCTACCTAAATATCAACCATGGTTTGAAGAGTATGCGTTGGACCTTGATTGGCGCTTGCTGGCTGCGCTCAGTTATCAAGAATCCATGTGGGATCCCAAAGCAAAGTCACCTACAGGGGTGCGTGGGATTATGATGCTAACTCGACCTACAGCAAAACATGTGGGGGTGACAAACCGTTTAGAACCCGAACAAAACATCAAGGGAGGCGCAATCTACTTAAGCCGTTTACTGTCACGTATTCCCGATAGAATTCCCAGCCCTGATAATCTTTGGTTTGCTTTAGCGGCCTACAATGTAGGCTGGGGACATGTCAATGATGCGCGGATCCTGACACAAAAGGACGGTGCAGACGCTGATAAATGGGCTGAGGTGAAAAAACGTTTGCCGCTGCTGATTAAAAAGCGCTACTATCGCACCACTAAGTATGGTTATGCTCGCGGAGATGTGGCCGTAACCTATGTTGACAATATTCGTCGCTATTATGATACTTTGGTGTGGTTAGATGAAAATGCGTCGACTGAAGAAACACTCCAAATTGACGACGATCAATCACAGCAATTTTCAGACCCTATTACATTAGAGAAATAAACTCAGACTAGGATTCGCTATTTTTTAATAGCCTATATTTTATAAAGTGATACTCGTTTCTCCCCTCTCACTTTTGGAGAATAAATTTGAAAAGAAGAACACCCAGAATAAAAAAAAGAGCAATTAATTCTTGCTCAACTCGAAGAAGAATCATGTTGAAAAATTTACACCGAAAAATCAGCATGCGTCGTCGATTATTTGCATTAATGAACCTTGAACCAATTAATTCAGATCCAATCACAGAAGCCTAAATAGGCTTCTGTGGCACTTTCTTTTGCTCTTGCCTTAATGCTTTAATTTCT
This region of Pseudoalteromonas ulvae UL12 genomic DNA includes:
- a CDS encoding family 20 glycosylhydrolase, translating into MRLKKSIIASLFISSPLMAQGQLSQQALQDFTQNTQFQFAVVDNFHNKDGGFIGQISLANNSNVALAKGEGDWQIYVHSIRKITSVDNPGLKVEHVNGDLHRIIATKKFNGLAKGERFSFNYEAGAYIVSYTDFMPRAFMVSGENTPAVFANTDTEDMKAFVAPFVRENQLKKFNEPKDLSVIADAANRYQANLANKKYTVSQQAALKRIIPMPQNVDFNRGEVTVNNSWQIRFAGRLTSEVAVFVEDLTKNHQLTLKAQPDHISVGDSAVINVKVDGKVNKGKSESYRLEVDKNSITIVGSDNAGAFYGMQSLLALIPADASETLTLPRVEIQDSPRFDWRGMHYDNARNYHGKDAMFKLVEQMARYKLNKLHWHFSEDEGWRLEIPGLPELTEIGAYRCFDLSENNCLLTQLGTGPHKSGSGNGYLTRAEFVELLKFAAARHVNIIPEIEGPGHARASIKAMEARYRNLLKQEKALRAGAIKTSAEDAEGAVLQSSAATAYLLSDPADTSVYETVQLYKDNSVNVCMDSSYQFFDKVTYELQQMYREAGVRLTNLHFGGDEVGTGSWTGSPACQAVFDDPTNGVAGVADLKPYFTQRIAKMLHKRGIAPGAWEDGLMYDRTNPFNRAEMPNPVFTANVWDNIWEWGVADRAYRLANEGYQVVMSHGTHLYFDHPYEAHPEERGYYWATRATNTEKAFGYMPDYVYANADFTRTGEKIDNLEALVGRPMPELEKSENILGIQGQVWSETIRTEDQVLAMIFPRLLSVAERAWYKADWESKTPNALARSQDFAEFSAALSLKELAKMAKGGVKPYLPVPGGIIEQGKLKANAAFDYLPIEYSLDSGASWQSYTDPISVDPQQKIALRTRLNDDVVSRITYIN
- the nagP gene encoding N-acetylglucosamine MFS transporter NagP; this encodes MEATVEFEEKKQQSILLPMILAGSMFFILGCITWLNGAITPFLQQMLELSPLQASFIISSFYIAVTIAGIPSAMLIKRVGYKNGMAIGCTVMAASALMYIPAAKMQMIEIFLFAQLMIGVGQTILQTAVNPYVVKMGSEQSAAVRVCIMGLLNKFAGVIVPIIFAAVVVSGVVADGGELSQQQKDAMANSLILPYIAIASLIFVFALFAKFSPLPDLVFEDDASNGQGEIKETLSHPHLVLGVIGIALYVAVEVIAADTIGSYALAIGVADYSMMTSYTMACMLIGYAIGIALIPRFMSQQNALTMSGVAGIVTVIAVVMGSNESFVISNILLVPFGGPQLPDPLVCIALLGFANAMVWPAIWPLALQGLGRLTGTASGLLIMGIAGGALGPLLIGLGNMAGLGAQGAYSLMIPSYLFIIFYALKGHKMRSWK
- the nagP gene encoding N-acetylglucosamine MFS transporter NagP, with amino-acid sequence MEATVDTQTSSKSNALPMVIVAGLFFILGFVTWMNGSLMPYLKQVLQLSPFQASLILFSFYIAVTFTALPSSAIIRKVGYKKGMALGLATMMFACFLFIPAAKTQMFALFLVAQLVMGAGQTLLQTAVNPYIVKCGPEESAAVRVSICGILNKGAGVVAPIVFSALILSGFSGLVGTELSQTQIDDMANSLITPYIGLGIFIGVLAFAVTKSPLPELQSEESGGDVNETGLIKAALRVPSLTLGVIALFFYVAVEVIAGDTIGAFALSLGVQNYAVMTSYTMACMVLGYILGIFLIPRVISQQTALSSSAVLGVILTLAIVFGDNQSYTIANTFLVPFGGAQLPDPLLLIAVLGLANAIVWPAIWPLALSGLGKLTATGSALLVMGIAGGAFGPLFVGLASSVPADQVGQAGAAALAQQGGYIVMLPCYLFILFYALKGHKMKSWK
- the purL gene encoding phosphoribosylformylglycinamidine synthase — encoded protein: MLILRGAPALSDFRVQKILKRCADANLAVTNVYAEFMHFANLTAQLSDAELDKLKKLLTYGPTVIEHEPAGTLILVTPRPGTISPWASKATDIAKNCGLSQVHRIERGVAYYVEGDLTPEQVNDVAKLLHDRMTEATHAELDAAAQLFKVDEPRPMSSVDILGGGREALAAANIEQGFALADDEIDYLVENFQKLGRNPNDIELFMFAQANSEHCRHKIFNADWTIDGIEQPKSLFKMIKNTFETHPENVLSAYKDNAAVMKGSFAGRFFPNVAGEYAYHPENIEILMKVETHNHPTAIAPFSGASTGSGGEIRDEGATGRGSKPKAGLVGFTVSNLRIPGYEQPWETDFGKPARIVNALDIMVEGPLGGAAFNNEFGRPNLLGYFRTYEEQVNSHNGVEVRGYHKPIMLAGGLGNIRTDHVQKGEIPVGAKLIVLGGPAMNIGLGGGAASSMTSGQSNEDLDFASVQRENPEMERRCQEVIDKCWQLGDANPIAFIHDVGAGGISNAFPELVSDGGRGGKFELRNVPNDEPGMAPHEIWCNESQERYVMAVAAEDFARFEEICKRERAQYAVIGEATEELHLTVSDNHFDNNPVDLPLEVLLGKAPKMHREVTSLQAKGEALNVSNIDLDEAAKRLLRLPAIAEKTFLITIGDRTVTGLVARDQMVGPWQVPVADCAVTAAAFDTYHGEAMSLGERTPAALLNYGASARLAVAESLTNIAGTNIGGLENIKLSANWMAAAGHPGEDAGLYEAVKAVGEELCPALGLTIPVGKDSMSMKTQWDENGEAKAVTAPLSLIITAFGRVEDVRKTVTPELRTDKGETSLLLIDLGAGQNRLGASSLAQVYKQLGDQTPDVDNPEFLKGYYNAMQALVADSKLLAYHDRSDGGLFTTVAEMAFAGRVGVTVNLDGLVGSDLEVLFNEELGGVIQVRNSDKAQVLEVFAAHGLASVTHEIGALNNTDNVSFMRNGNTVLENSRVELRTIWAETTYQMQSLRDNPEGAQQEFDAKFDVNDPGLNTQLSFDLNEDVAAPYILKGAAPRMAILREQGVNSHVEMAAAFNRAGFAAVDVHMSDILEGRLSLEEFKGLVACGGFSYGDVLGAGEGWAKSILFNEMAREQFQTFFERQDTFSLGVCNGCQMLSTLKELIPGTEHWPRFVTNKSERFEARFSLVEVQQSPSVFFSGMAGSRMPIAVSHGEGHAEFANAGALQSAISTGTVAVKFVDNYGNPTTQYPNNPNGSPEGITGITSLDGRATVMMPHPERVFRTVANSWHPDEWREDSPWMRMFRNARKHIG
- the mltF gene encoding membrane-bound lytic murein transglycosylase MltF gives rise to the protein MWVTMRFIVLLLSLVVLISCSKQETPTQLQKINQQNKIRIGFLVGQSTYYLSGDGEEGFEYELAAAFADFLGVELEVVPFFSLSDLFPRLNNNNIDIVASGLTINKNRLESFRFAPEYRSISQKLVFKQGNVRPRNFAQIKGNLTVLAKSSHVDSLRKAQLRFNDLTWLETDEMDEAELLQQVIDGEVDYTIADSNTLALFRRYHPELSIGFSVTRSDPVAWMLKKDNDDSLYALLVEFFGEAQQTGLIHELEEKYFGHVRQFNYINTLSFINSVKTTLPKYQPWFEEYALDLDWRLLAALSYQESMWDPKAKSPTGVRGIMMLTRPTAKHVGVTNRLEPEQNIKGGAIYLSRLLSRIPDRIPSPDNLWFALAAYNVGWGHVNDARILTQKDGADADKWAEVKKRLPLLIKKRYYRTTKYGYARGDVAVTYVDNIRRYYDTLVWLDENASTEETLQIDDDQSQQFSDPITLEK